The Antarcticibacterium sp. 1MA-6-2 genome has a window encoding:
- a CDS encoding pseudouridine synthase encodes MVAKTRQAQAILSQSFEERRVQKIYLALVAGKAPNKAVYNDELEGKSAVTTTTLLKEYLINGRFYSLLEVSPHTKSNSSNKKTPLDAQLTNNRRRSLW; translated from the coding sequence ATTGTTGCTAAAACACGGCAGGCCCAGGCAATTCTTTCTCAAAGCTTTGAAGAACGGCGCGTTCAAAAGATCTATTTAGCACTAGTAGCTGGAAAGGCACCTAATAAGGCCGTTTATAATGATGAGCTGGAAGGAAAATCGGCAGTTACCACTACAACTCTTTTAAAAGAATATTTAATAAACGGCAGGTTCTATTCTTTATTAGAAGTTTCTCCGCACACTAAGTCGAACTCATCAAATAAGAAAACACCTCTCGATGCACAACTTACCAATAATAGGAGAAGATCTTTATGGTAG
- the rpoN gene encoding RNA polymerase factor sigma-54 → MLKQQLNFKLSQKLSPQQIQLMKLIQLPTQAFEQRIKQELEENPALEDGKEDFDADFDEEFSNNEYEDDDYGNETIESDIDVDEYLSDDEIPNYRLQANNYSADDEDREVPYASGTSFAQYLKSQLSTFRLSETEKEIAEFLVGSVDESGYIRRSIQDIVDDLAFTQNVYTDEPTVEKVLKYVQELDPAGVGARNLQECLLIQLHRKEPKKDVSLAIDLLEKSFDHFSKKHYAKLLTRHDISEDELRDAIDVIEHLNPKPGGTFSGNTRMVEHVIPDFTIKIVDGELELSLNGRNAPEMHISNDYNNMLKGYKESKEKTKAQKDAVLFIKQKLDSAKWFIEAIKQRQQTLMVTMSSIMHYQKEYFLSGDERNLRPMILKDIADEIGMDVSTVSRVANSKYVDTPYGTKLIKEFFSESMKNDQGEDVSTREIKKILEMSIEDEDKRKPLTDEKLAKLLKQKGYPIARRTVAKYREQLDIPVARMRKEI, encoded by the coding sequence ATGCTAAAACAGCAATTAAATTTTAAATTATCACAGAAGCTTTCCCCTCAACAAATACAGTTGATGAAGCTTATTCAATTGCCTACCCAGGCTTTTGAACAACGCATCAAGCAGGAACTTGAAGAGAATCCTGCCCTGGAAGACGGAAAAGAAGATTTTGATGCCGATTTTGATGAGGAGTTCTCAAATAATGAATATGAAGATGATGATTACGGCAATGAAACTATAGAGAGTGATATTGACGTCGATGAATATCTTAGCGATGACGAGATCCCTAATTATAGACTGCAGGCAAATAATTACAGTGCCGATGATGAAGACAGGGAAGTACCATATGCTTCAGGAACATCTTTTGCACAATACCTTAAATCCCAGCTTAGCACCTTCCGCCTGAGCGAAACAGAAAAAGAAATAGCAGAGTTTCTGGTAGGCAGTGTGGACGAAAGTGGATACATACGCCGTAGCATTCAGGATATAGTAGATGACCTTGCCTTCACCCAAAATGTATATACCGATGAGCCTACCGTAGAAAAGGTATTAAAATACGTTCAGGAACTGGATCCCGCGGGAGTGGGCGCAAGAAACCTTCAGGAATGTCTTCTTATTCAGCTGCATCGAAAAGAGCCTAAAAAAGATGTTTCCCTGGCTATAGACCTTCTGGAAAAATCCTTTGACCACTTCAGTAAAAAACATTATGCCAAGCTCCTTACCCGTCACGATATTAGTGAGGATGAATTACGGGATGCAATAGATGTTATTGAACATTTAAACCCAAAACCGGGAGGAACCTTTTCTGGCAATACCCGAATGGTTGAGCACGTAATTCCAGATTTCACAATTAAAATAGTGGATGGAGAGCTGGAATTAAGTTTGAACGGAAGGAATGCTCCTGAAATGCATATTTCTAATGACTATAATAATATGCTGAAGGGCTATAAAGAGTCAAAGGAAAAAACAAAAGCACAAAAGGACGCAGTTTTATTTATTAAACAAAAGCTTGACTCGGCAAAGTGGTTTATTGAAGCTATAAAGCAAAGACAACAGACCTTAATGGTGACTATGAGTTCCATTATGCATTACCAGAAGGAATATTTTCTTTCAGGGGATGAACGTAACCTACGTCCTATGATCCTTAAAGATATTGCCGATGAAATTGGCATGGATGTTTCTACCGTCTCCCGTGTAGCCAATAGTAAATATGTAGATACTCCTTACGGAACCAAGCTCATCAAGGAATTCTTTTCTGAATCTATGAAAAACGACCAGGGAGAAGATGTTTCTACAAGAGAAATAAAGAAGATTCTGGAGATGTCTATTGAAGATGAAGACAAGAGAAAACCTTTGACAGATGAGAAACTGGCAAAATTATTAAAACAAAAAGGATATCCAATAGCACGGCGTACAGTTGCCAAATATAGAGAACAACTGGATATTCCTGTTGCCAGGATGAGAAAGGAAATTTAA
- a CDS encoding DUF5686 family protein, translated as MTAPPEPKEEQQRGRRFLSENVSVHSFKKGQGGKRIVEGISTAGLNTPAYKLIEKKLELPSLYKNDYPLFSGNYAGPLNENALQHYSYKILDTVKSKDRAAYVIYFRAKRKKAFAKLEGILMLDTLSYAIQYARLGDSGEIVMEAEHQYSYFEEEDLWFPQEQQLFLKPGKGGSNLSLFSGSIALGTVQKRFSILDFLLSPDDIEENLFLKSTTVNFDINIDSPVDIPRYSSMIKVTNEAGNQPPEYWETNRKLEFEDRDKLTHLQLTNTIAEGKIEDKIEIANGLSNGYYPIGFWNFDLSQLIGYNKYQGIRLGVGGETNSAFSKTFKLNGYAVYGFKDRRLKYGLGTGILLNNRTGTWFNLNYRNDIREIASHHYLKGEKEFALLEPRLVNINNYYIHEDLEASIEHRLTPRLESKFLVVRSDISQLTDYSFLHEDRLYQDYVVSEAKMSFLWRPFSGFINTPAYFNIYNREYPVVTGQISRSIPGMFGGDFDFTRLGLKAEYKTEKPDRSSTHLILEGNIAYGELPLTHAFHAQPNNANKPKILQRYAVAGKIAFETMYFNEFFSDRQAAFHIRHQLRPFFISNKFQPEMVLISRHVIGDFRNINAHKNVNFNTLEHGFSEAGLEINKIFLGFGLSTAYRYGAYHLPNLNQNISFKFTFTLQI; from the coding sequence TTGACCGCTCCTCCAGAGCCTAAAGAAGAGCAACAAAGAGGCCGAAGGTTTTTAAGCGAAAATGTATCTGTACATTCTTTTAAAAAGGGCCAGGGAGGAAAAAGAATAGTTGAAGGTATTTCTACAGCAGGACTAAATACGCCTGCATACAAACTTATTGAAAAAAAACTGGAGCTTCCTTCCCTGTACAAAAATGATTACCCACTCTTCTCCGGCAATTATGCGGGCCCTTTAAATGAAAATGCTCTACAACATTATTCCTATAAAATTTTAGATACCGTAAAATCGAAGGACCGTGCCGCCTATGTTATTTATTTCCGTGCGAAAAGAAAAAAGGCTTTTGCCAAATTGGAAGGTATTCTAATGCTGGATACTCTTTCCTATGCAATTCAATATGCAAGATTGGGAGATTCGGGAGAAATAGTAATGGAAGCAGAGCACCAATACAGTTATTTCGAGGAAGAAGATCTTTGGTTCCCCCAAGAACAGCAACTCTTTTTAAAACCAGGGAAAGGAGGCAGTAACCTTTCTCTTTTTAGTGGCAGTATTGCTTTGGGAACAGTTCAAAAAAGATTTTCAATTCTCGATTTTTTGCTGTCACCCGATGATATTGAAGAAAACCTGTTCCTTAAATCGACCACGGTAAATTTTGACATTAATATCGACTCCCCGGTAGATATCCCGAGATATTCTTCTATGATCAAAGTGACTAATGAAGCCGGAAATCAACCTCCGGAATATTGGGAGACGAACCGAAAATTAGAATTTGAGGACCGCGATAAATTAACTCATCTTCAATTGACAAATACAATTGCCGAAGGGAAAATAGAGGATAAAATTGAAATAGCCAATGGCCTTTCTAACGGCTATTATCCCATTGGATTTTGGAACTTTGATCTTAGTCAACTTATTGGGTATAACAAATACCAGGGAATAAGGTTAGGAGTTGGCGGGGAAACAAATTCAGCCTTTTCAAAAACATTTAAGCTCAACGGTTATGCTGTGTATGGATTTAAGGACAGGAGATTAAAATATGGACTGGGAACGGGAATTCTCCTTAACAACCGCACCGGGACCTGGTTTAATTTAAACTACAGAAATGACATCAGGGAAATTGCCAGCCATCATTACCTTAAAGGTGAAAAAGAGTTTGCCTTGCTGGAACCCAGGCTTGTTAATATTAATAATTATTACATCCACGAAGATTTGGAGGCCAGCATAGAACACCGTCTTACTCCCAGATTAGAAAGTAAATTTCTGGTGGTGAGGAGCGATATCTCACAATTGACTGATTACTCATTTCTTCATGAAGACAGGCTCTACCAGGATTATGTAGTTTCAGAAGCAAAAATGAGTTTTCTATGGCGCCCCTTTAGCGGGTTTATAAACACTCCTGCATATTTTAATATTTACAACCGGGAGTATCCGGTCGTTACGGGTCAAATTTCCCGAAGTATTCCGGGAATGTTCGGCGGCGATTTTGATTTTACACGGCTGGGACTAAAAGCTGAATATAAAACTGAAAAACCCGACCGCTCTTCTACTCATCTAATTTTAGAAGGTAACATTGCGTATGGTGAACTTCCCCTTACCCACGCTTTTCACGCACAACCCAACAATGCCAATAAACCTAAAATCTTACAGCGATATGCAGTAGCAGGAAAAATTGCTTTTGAAACCATGTATTTCAATGAGTTTTTCAGTGACAGGCAGGCAGCATTTCACATTCGACACCAACTCCGCCCATTTTTTATTTCCAATAAGTTTCAACCAGAAATGGTTTTAATTTCGAGACACGTAATTGGGGATTTCAGGAACATTAATGCACATAAAAATGTCAACTTTAATACTCTGGAACACGGCTTTTCGGAAGCTGGTTTAGAAATAAACAAGATTTTTTTGGGATTTGGTTTGAGCACAGCATACAGGTACGGGGCTTACCACTTACCCAATTTAAATCAAAATATATCTTTTAAATTTACTTTTACTCTACAAATTTAA